CCAGCCAGTCCATCGTCTTCACGCTGTGATGCACGGCATGAAAGCGCCAGAGGAACGGCACTTCGTGATACGCGCGGTGCGTGACGTACTCCATCAGGTCGGCCACCAGCATGCACAGCAGCAACTGCGGAATGAACCAGATGTGCTGCACCATTTGCTGGAAGTCCGCATGCACCATCCACCCGAACACGCGGTGGATCAGGAAGTTCACCACCAGCAGCACCAGCCCCACGATGAAGTGGTTCACTGCGAAGTGCACCATGTCCGTCTGCCATTCCGCCCGGAACACCGGCTGTTTCTTGTAGAGCGGGAACAGCTTCTCAAGCAGCACGAAAATCGCCGTCGAACCGAGCAGGTCGAGAATGAACCAATCCATGCCGATATACGGCGTGTGATCCGGAAAATCGCCTACCGGCACGCGCGAGCCGCCCAGCGCAACGGCAATCACCACAAACAGGAACGCCAGACCGTTCAGGCGGCGGCGGTTATCCAGCACGATATTCGCCAGCGATAACCCGCCCGAAATCAGCAGAGAGACAAACAGAATCTGCCGAATCACATCCACCGAATACGCGCGCCGCAATTCGGGCGTCGTCAGATACTGGGGAAAGTGAAACGCCAGTACGCCCAGCAAACACAGAAAGCTCAGGACCAACGCCAGGATGGTGCCGATCATGCCTCGGCCGAACTTCAGGCCGCCGTTGGCATGCAGCAATGCATTGGCATCGCGGATCGTCGCGTCGGCCACGCGGACGATGACGGGTTGGTGTTCCTCTTCGGGCAATGGCGCCAAAGGCTTTTGGGACGCATCCATGGATCTGACTCGCAGTATTGTTTTGTTTTATTAACAATGCGATTACCAAAGGAATATTGGCTCTGATTCGCATTGCTGCGCGATTATACGGACCGGTTTCGTGTATTCAACGGCGCAATTGCTCAGCGTATAAATGATTTGCGATTGCCGCGCCTCCTCCCTGCGCGGCAGGGTCAGGAAGCTGCATCTGCGACGTTGAATGCGCGTCGCATGGCGTTGCCTTTCCGTGCAAGGCCATGCATTGTGAGGTCCGCGCTTGATGGGCGACCGACGATACAAGACTAGAAGGGGAGCAACCATGTCAGAAGGATTTCACGTGCACGGCGCGCATGACCACGCGCTCGAGCACGCGGCAGAAAGCGGCCACGCCGATAGCTTTGCCGGGCGTATTGCCGTCATGACGGCGATTCTCTCGACGGCCGGCGCCATCTTCGGTTACCAGGGCGGCGCCACGCAAAACGCCGCACTACTCGCCAAAAATGAAGCTGCCATCCACAAGACCGAAGCCGCCAACCGCTGGGCCTACTACCAGGCCAAAGGCCAGAAGCAGGCGATTGCCGAGCTGACCGCCCAGTTGCCCGGCACCGATCAGGCCGCCGCCAAGCGCGAAGCCCAGCGCTACGCCGCCGAGAAGGAAGACATTCGCCGTCAGGCGGAAGACCAGGAGCGCTTGGCAAAAGAGGCCGATGACGCGAGCGAGCTTGCCGTGCACCACCACCACCGGTGGGCGCAAGCGGTCGTCGCCATTCAGGTGTCGATCGCGCTGGCGGCCATCACGTTGCTTTCCCGGCGGCGCTGGATGCATGTTCTGTCTTACGGCGTGGCCGCTGTCGGTGGTGTCGTGGCCGTGCTGGCGCTGTTTCATATCTGATGGCCGACGGCACGCTGCTCGCCCAGATGTTTGCGTGCCGGCATAGTCAGTCGCCAGAATGGCGCTTTTGCAGCAGACATCCTCCCACATGAATCTGGAGCGAACACCATGGCCCTTGTAATTTGGGCGCAGCGCGCGTTGATGATTGCAAGCTGGTTGGCTAGCGCGTGCGCCATGGCGGCCGGGCCAGCCGTCGAGCCGGGCGAGTACGTCTACATACTGGGCGACAGCGCGAGCGGCACGATGACGGTCAAGGGCGACAGCTTCAACATCTCGACGATTGGCGGCAACTGCCACGCGTGCGCGATCGAAGGCACATTCCGGGGTCGCGTTGGCGTCGACAAGGATGAGGGCAAGTGCCACATCGCCGTGTCGGGCAGCAAGGACGCGCTTAAGCTGGATTCATCCGCCACCGCCGAGGCCTGCCGAGATTTCTGCGGCATGCGCGCCATGTTTGATGGCGACTACCGCCGTGCGCCGGTCGCCTGCACAGACCGCCAGCGTCAAGCCCGCATCGGCCAGGCCCGCAAGCAATACGCCGCCAAGGATTTCGATGCAGCCCGCACAACGCTGCGTTTTCTGCTTTCCGAGTGCGATCCCTTCATGGACTGGATCGAGCGCGACAAGGCTCGCAGTGATCTTGCCGTGACTGAATACCATCGTGGAGACAACGCCCAATGCCTCGCTGTGCTGTCCGAGACGACAGCGATCAAGGCACAGAAGGACTCAACACTGATCCTGCCGCCGTGCGACGCCGACAATTACGCGTCGATGAGCAAGGCGATTCTCTACAACCAGAAGCTGTGCCAAGCGTCGGGCAAGCATTGATGCCAGCTGCATCTCTATAAGAAACGGGGCGGCGGCCGATGGCCCGGCCCAATCTGCGTCTCAGGTTGGCCGGACGCGGCGTTCGTCGGCCCCTCAACCTACGCCATAACCCTGCGGCGCATGGCGACGCAGGCCAGTCATCAGCAAGATTTTTGCGAGTGACTCACAAAAGTGCTTGCCAGCTGCGCTTCCGCACATTAGTATTCGCCCCTCGCTGCAAAACACAGCGCCGAAACGCAAGAGACGGTGATGGTGTTGAGTGGTGGAGAAGCAGGAGTGGAGCGGGTTTGCGGTCGATTGTGTGGTTGGCGATTGGCGGTAGATCGGGTGGTGGTTGGCAGCGAGTTGACGGATAAAAATTCTTCGACGAGTTGTTGACAGCGACGAAAAAGCTCTGCATAATCTCGTTTCTCTGCTGCAGACAACGCAGCGACGCGATGAACAAAGTTGATCGCGAAGTTCTTTAACAAGCAAACAGCCGATAAGTGTGGGCGCTTAATACTGGATGCGACGAACGCAAGTTCGTTAGCTTACAAGTAATGAAGTGCTCGCACAGAAGTAAGGTTTGAACGAAAGTTCAAGTCAGATTCTGAGAGTGAGCGACCGCTCGTAAAGAGCGAAAACAGCAGATTGAACTGAAGAGTTTGATCCTGGCTCAGATTGAACGCTGGCGGCATGCCTTACACATGCAAGTCGAACGGCAGCGGGGGAGAAGCTTGCTTCTCCTGCCGGCGAGTGGCGAACGGGTGAGTAATACATCGGAACGTGCCCTGTAGTGGGGGATAACTAGTCGAAAGATTAGCTAATACCGCATACGACCTGAGGGTGAAAGTGGGGGACCGCAAGGCCTCATGCTATAGGAGCGGCCGATGTCTGATTAGCTAGTTGGTGGGGTAAAGGCCCACCAAGGCGACGATCAGTAGCTGGTCTGAGAGGACGATCAGCCACACTGGGACTGAGACACGGCCCAGACTCCTACGGGAGGCAGCAGTGGGGAATTTTGGACAATGGGCGAAAGCCTGATCCAGCAATGCCGCGTGTGTGAAGAAGGCCTTCGGGTTGTAAAGCACTTTTGTCCGGAAAGAAATGGCTCTGGTTAATACCTGGGGTCGATGACGGTACCGGAAGAATAAGGACCGGCTAACTACGTGCCAGCAGCCGCGGTAATACGTAGGGTCCAAGCGTTAATCGGAATTACTGGGCGTAAAGCGTGCGCAGGCGGTTGTGCAAGACCGATGTGAAATCCCCGAGCTTAACTTGGGAATTGCATTGGTGACTGCACGGCTAGAGTGTGTCAGAGGGGGGTAGAATTCCACGTGTAGCAGTGAAATGCGTAGAGATGTGGAGGAATACCGATGGCGAAGGCAGCCCCCTGGGATAACACTGACGCTCATGCACGAAAGCGTGGGGAGCAAACAGGATTAGATACCCTGGTAGTCCACGCCCTAAACGATGTCAACTAGTTGTTGGGGATTCATTTCCTTAGTAACGTAGCTAACGCGTGAAGTTGACCGCCTGGGGAGTACGGTCGCAAGATTAAAACTCAAAGGAATTGACGGGGACCCGCACAAGCGGTGGATGATGTGGATTAATTCGATGCAACGCGAAAAACCTTACCTACCCTTGACATGCCACTAACGAAGCAGAGATGCATTAGGTGCTCGAAAGAGAAAGTGGACACAGGTGCTGCATGGCTGTCGTCAGCTCGTGTCGTGAGATGTTGGGTTAAGTCCCGCAACGAGCGCAACCCTTGTCTCTAGTTGCTACGAAAGGGCACTCTAGAGAGACTGCCGGTGACAAACCGGAGGAAGGTGGGGATGACGTCAAGTCCTCATGGCCCTTATGGGTAGGGCTTCACACGTCATACAATGGTGCATACAGAGGGTTGCCAAGCCGCGAGGTGGAGCTAATCCCAGAAAATGCATCGTAGTCCGGATCGTAGTCTGCAACTCGACTACGTGAAGCTGGAATCGCTAGTAATCGCGGATCAGCATGCCGCGGTGAATACGTTCCCGGGTCTTGTACACACCGCCCGTCACACCATGGGAGTGGGCTTTACCAGAAGTAGTTAGCCTAACCGCAAGGAGGGCGATTACCACGGTAGGGTTCATGACTGGGGTGAAGTCGTAACAAGGTAGCCGTATCGGAAGGTGCGGCTGGATCACCTCCTTTAAGAGCGTGCATCCGACGTTAGGCGTCCACACTTATCGGTTTGTTTGATGTTACAGCCAAGGGTCTGTAGCTCAGGTGGTTAGAGCACCGTCTTGATAAGGCGGGGGTCGTAGGTTCAAGTCCTACCAGACCCACCAAGTTACGGACGGTGGAAGTTGTTCTCTGCCGTGACTGGGGGATTAGCTCAGCTGGGAGAGCACCTGCTTTGCAAGCAGGGGGTCGTCGGTTCGATCCCGTCATCCTCCACCATTACCTTTTGGTTGCCAAACGCAAGCATCGACGCTGTGTCGATGGTGTTTGCGTTTGGCCTAGCCAAGACGAGCGTAAAAGTTCGGCTGTTCTTTAACAATATGGAATGTAGTAAAGGTGTCGCGGTGCGTTGATGAGACGCACAATCAAAACGCGACACTGGGTTGTGATTGTATCAACCAGTATTACCAGAGCAATCGAAAGATTGTCTTGGAATACGGCACAACGCGAGAACTCAGCCTATAGCGAGACATACTCGTTATAGGGTCAAGCGAATAAGTGCATGTGGTGGATGCCTTGGCGATTACAGGCGATGAAGGACGTAGTAGCCTGCGAAAAGCTGCGGGGAGCTGGCAAACGAGCTTTGATCCGCAGATATCCGAATGGGGAAACCCGGCCCGCATGGGTCATCTGTTACTGAATACATAGGTAACAGAAGCGAACGCAGTGAACTGAAACATCTAAGTAGCTGCAGGAACAGAAATCAACCGAGATTCCCAAAGTAGTGGCGAGCGAAATGGGATCAGCCTTGTACTCTTTAGCAGTATTGTTAGCAAAGCGGAATGGAAAGTCCGGCCATAGTGGGTGATAGCCCCGTATGCGAAAACAGTATTGTGGAACTAGGTGTACGACAAGTAGGGCGGGACACGTGAAATCCTGTCTGAAGATGGGGGGACCATCCTCCAAGGCTAAATACTCGTAATCGACCGATAGTGAACCAGTACCGTGAGGGAAAGGCGAAAAGAACCCCGGGAGGGGAGTGAAATAGATCCTGAAACCGCATGCATACAAACAGTCGGAGCCTGGAAACGGGTGACGGCGTACCTTTTGTATAATGGGTCAGCGACTTACATTCAGTGGCAAGCTTAACCGATTAGGGAAGGCGTAGCGAAAGCGAGTCCGAATAGGGCGTTCAGTCGCTGGGTGTAGACCCGAAACCAAGTGATCTATCCATGGCCAGGTTGAAGGTGCGGTAACACGTACTGGAGGACCGAACCCACTAACGTTGAAAAGTTAGGGGATGAGCTGTGGATAGGGGTGAAAGGCTAAACAAACTTGGAAATAGCTGGTTCTCTCCGAAAACTATTTAGGTAGTGCCTCGTGTCTCACCTTCGGGGGTAGAGCACTGTCATGGTTGGGGGGTCTATTGCTGATTACCCCGCCATAGCAAACTCCGAATACCGAAGAGTGCAATCACGGGAGACAGACATCGGGTGCTAACGTCCGGTGTCAAGAGGGAAACAACCCAGACCGCCAGCTAAGGTCCCTAAATATTGCTAAGTGGGAAACGAAGTGGGAAGGCTAAAACAGTCAGGAGGTTGGCTTAGAAGCAGCCACCCTTTAAAGAAAGCGTAATAGCTCACTGATCGAGTCGTCCTGCGCGGAAGATGTAACGGGGCTAAGCAATATACCGAAGCTGCGGATGCACGTAAGTGCATGGTAGGAGAGCGTTCTGTAAGCCTGTGAAGGTGTCTTGTAAAGGATGCTGGAGGTATCAGAAGTGCGAATGCTGACATGAGTAGCGATAAAGGGGGTGAAAGGCCCCCTCGCCGTAAGCCCAAGGTTTCCTACGCAACGTTCATCGGCGTAGGGTGAGTCGGCCCCTAAGGCGAGGCAGAGATGCGTAGCTGATGGGAAGCAGGTTAATATTCCTGCACCGTCGTATGATGCGATGGGGGGACGGATCGCGGAAGGTTGTCCGGGTGTTGGATGTCCCGGTCCCTGCATTGGAGATGGCACTTAGGCAAATCCGGGTGCGTGATTCAAGGGTGTGGGGCGAGCGACTTTAGGTCGCGAAGCAATTGGAAGTGGTTCCAAGAAAAGCCTCTAAGCTTCAGTCATACGAGACCGTACCGCAAACCGACACAGGTGGGCGAGATGAGTATTCTAAGGCGCTTGAGAGAACTCGGGAGAAGGAACTCGGCAAATTGGTACCGTAACTTCGGGATAAGGTACGCCCTTGTAGTTTGACTAGCTCGCGCTAGAAGGACGAAGGGGTTGCAATAAAATGGTGGCTGCGACTGTTTAATAAAAACACAGCACTCTGCAAACACGAAAGTGGACGTATAGGGTGTGACGCCTGCCCGGTGCCGGAAGATTAAATGATGGGGTGCAAGCTCTTGATTGAAGTCCCGGTAAACGGCGGCCGTAACTATAACGGTCCTAAGGTAGCGAAATTCCTTGTCGGGTAAGTTCCGACCTGCACGAATGGCGTAACGATGGCCACACTGTCTCCTCCCGAGACTCAGCGAAGTTGAAGTGTTTGTGATGATGCAATCTCCCCGCGGCTAGACGGAAAGACCCCATGAACCTTTACTGTAGCTTTGCATTGGACTTTGAACCGATCTGTGTAGGATAGGTGGGAGGCTTTGAAACCGGGACGCTAGTTTCGGTGGAGCCGTCCTTGAAATACCACCCTGGTTTGTTTGAGGTTCTAACCTTGGCCCGTGAATCCGGGTCGGG
This is a stretch of genomic DNA from Ralstonia wenshanensis. It encodes these proteins:
- a CDS encoding DUF4337 domain-containing protein, translating into MSEGFHVHGAHDHALEHAAESGHADSFAGRIAVMTAILSTAGAIFGYQGGATQNAALLAKNEAAIHKTEAANRWAYYQAKGQKQAIAELTAQLPGTDQAAAKREAQRYAAEKEDIRRQAEDQERLAKEADDASELAVHHHHRWAQAVVAIQVSIALAAITLLSRRRWMHVLSYGVAAVGGVVAVLALFHI
- a CDS encoding sterol desaturase family protein; this translates as MDASQKPLAPLPEEEHQPVIVRVADATIRDANALLHANGGLKFGRGMIGTILALVLSFLCLLGVLAFHFPQYLTTPELRRAYSVDVIRQILFVSLLISGGLSLANIVLDNRRRLNGLAFLFVVIAVALGGSRVPVGDFPDHTPYIGMDWFILDLLGSTAIFVLLEKLFPLYKKQPVFRAEWQTDMVHFAVNHFIVGLVLLVVNFLIHRVFGWMVHADFQQMVQHIWFIPQLLLCMLVADLMEYVTHRAYHEVPFLWRFHAVHHSVKTMDWLAGSRQHILELIATRVAVLGPLFVLGFDKAVVDVYIIIVGFQAVFNHANVHLPWGPLKYIFVTPDFHHWHHSSEDEAIDKNYAAHFAFIDYLFGTAVKSKKAFPEKYGVVGDYMPDGFVNQQRFPFQRQQN